The proteins below come from a single Dryobates pubescens isolate bDryPub1 chromosome 16, bDryPub1.pri, whole genome shotgun sequence genomic window:
- the NDUFA2 gene encoding NADH dehydrogenase [ubiquinone] 1 alpha subcomplex subunit 2 isoform X1, protein MAAAAVRGIGGGLGRGLRELRIHLCQRSPGSRGVREFIEQHYVTLKKANPDFPILIRECSGVQPKLWARYEFGREKSVSLNNLSVDEVAKALENVVKSKV, encoded by the exons ATGGCGGCGGCCGCGGTGAGGGGCATCGGGGGCGGGCTGGGCCGCGGCCTGCGGGAGCTCCGCATCCACCTCTGCCAGCGCTCCCCGGGCAGCCGCGGCGTCAG GGAGTTCATCGAGCAGCACTATGTGACCCTGAAGAAGGCAAATCCCGACTTCCCCATCCTGATCCGGGAGTGCTCTGGGGTGCAGCCCAAGCTGTGGGCTCGCTACG agtTTGGCAGGGAGAAGAGCGTGTCCCTGAACAACCTCTCGGTGGATGAAGTGGCCAAGGCCCTGGAGAACGTTGTGAAGAGCAAGGTGTGA
- the NDUFA2 gene encoding NADH dehydrogenase [ubiquinone] 1 alpha subcomplex subunit 2 isoform X2: MAAAAVRGIGGGLGRGLRELRIHLCQRSPGSRGVREFIEQHYVTLKKANPDFPILIRECSGVQPKLWARYEDQGTSLTLCLPCRVWQGEERVPEQPLGG; encoded by the exons ATGGCGGCGGCCGCGGTGAGGGGCATCGGGGGCGGGCTGGGCCGCGGCCTGCGGGAGCTCCGCATCCACCTCTGCCAGCGCTCCCCGGGCAGCCGCGGCGTCAG GGAGTTCATCGAGCAGCACTATGTGACCCTGAAGAAGGCAAATCCCGACTTCCCCATCCTGATCCGGGAGTGCTCTGGGGTGCAGCCCAAGCTGTGGGCTCGCTACG AGGACCAAGGCACCTCCCTgaccctctgccttccctgcagagtTTGGCAGGGAGAAGAGCGTGTCCCTGAACAACCTCTCGGTGGATGA
- the IK gene encoding protein Red: MPERDNEPFSNPLAPDGHDVDDSHSFHQSKLTNEDFRKLLMTPRAAPASAPPSKSRHHEMPREYNEDEDPAARRRKKKSYYAKLRQQEIERERELAEKYRDRAKERRDGVNKDYEETELISTTANYRAVGPTAEADKSAAEKRRQLIQESKFLGGDMEHTHLVKGLDFALLQKVRAEIASKEKEEEEMMEKPQKETKKDEDPENKIEFKTRLGRNIYRILFKSKAYERNELFLPGRMAYVVDLDDEYADTDIPTTLIRSKADCPTMEAQTTLTTNDIVISKLTQILSYLRQGTRNKKLKKKDKGKLDEKKPPEADMNIFEDIGDYVPSAAKVPREKERERYREREREEEKKRHSYFEKPKADDEPTDIDKGPGSAKELIKSINEKFAGAAGWEGPEALKKPEDKKQLGDFFGMSNSYAECYPATMDDMAVDSDEEVDYSKMDQGNKKGPLGRWDFDTQEEYSEYMNNKEALPKAAFQYGIKMSEGRKTRRFKETNDKAELDRQWKKISAIIEKRKKLEADGVEVKRPKY, from the exons ATGCCGGAACGCGACA ATGAACCtttctccaaccccctggccCCCGATGGCCACGATGTGGACGACTCCCACTCATTCCACCA GTCCAAGCTGACCAATGAAGACTTCAGAAAACTGCTCATGACCCCACGAGCTGCTCCTGCATCTGCACCACCATCCAAGTCTCGCCACCATGA gatgcccagggagtaCAATGAAGATGAGGATCCAGCAGCTcgcaggaggaagaagaaaag CTACTACGCCAAGCTGCGGCAGCAGGAGATCGAACGCGAGAGGGAGCTGGCCGAGAAGTACCGGGACAGAGCCAAGGAGAGGAGGGATGGCGTCAACAAGGACTACGAGGAGACAGAACTGATCAGCACCACGGCCAACTACCGAGCCGTGGGGCCCACAGCCGAGGC GGACAAATCGGcggcagagaagaggaggcagctgaTCCAGGAGTCCAAGTTCTTGGGTGGTGACATGGAGCACACTCACTTGGTGAAGGGGCTGGATtttgccctgctgcagaag GTCCGAGCTGAGATTGCcagcaaggagaaggaggaggaagaaatgatgGAGAAGCCCCAGAAGGAAACCAA GAAGGATGAAGATCCTGAGAACAAAATTGAGTTCAAGACTCGGCTGG ggcGCAACATCTACCGCATCCTGTTCAAGAGCAAGGCCTACGAGCGCAACGAGCTGTTCCTGCCGGGCAGGATGGCCTACGTGGTGGACCTGGACGACGAGTACGCGGACACCGACAtccccaccaccctcatccGCAGCAAGGCCGACTGCCCCACCATGGAG GCTCAGACCACGCTGACCACCAACGACATCGTCATCAGCAAGCTGACCCAGATCCTCTCCTACCTCCGGCAGGGGACCCGCAACAAGAAGCTCAAGAAGAAAGACAAAG ggaagctggaTGAGAAGAAGCCTCCTGAAGCTGATATGAA CATCTTCGAGGACATCGGGGACTACGTGCCCTCCGCTGCCAAGGTGCCGCGGGAGAAGGAGCGGGAGCGGTACCGGGAGCGCGAGCgcgaggaggagaagaagaggcacAGCTACTTTGAGAAGCCCAAGGCTGACGATGAG CCCACAGACATTGACAAAG ggcCTGGCTCAGCCAaggagctcatcaagtccatcaaCGAGAAgtttgctggagctgctggctgggaaggaCCAGAGG CCCTGAAGAAGCCAGAAGACAAGAAGCAGCTGGGGGACTTCTTTGGCATGTCCAACAGCTACGCCGAGTGCTACCCTGCCAC GATGGATGACATGGCTGTGGACAGCGATGAAGAGGTGGACTACAGCAAGATGGACCAG ggcAACAAGAAAGGGCCCCTGGGGCGCTGGGACTTCGACACGCAAGAGGAGTACAGCGAGTACATGAACAACAAAGAGGCTCTGCCCAA ggcagccttccagtacggGATCAAGATGTCAGAGGGACGCAAAACGCGGCGCTTCAAGGAGACCAACGACAAggccgagctggaccggcagtGGAAGAAGATCAGCGCG ATCAtcgagaagaggaagaagctggAGGCTGATGG GGTGGAGGTGAAGCGTCCCAAGTACTGA
- the WDR55 gene encoding WD repeat-containing protein 55 has translation MAAMAAAEEESSEPATREPRVRDTPEDICFEATANAIALHPARPLLAAGDVDGDVYLYSYSCTEGENRQLWSSGHHLKSCRDVAFSQDGQKLFTVSKDKSIHLLTVEEGRLETRFPKAHSSALNCVLPIDPHVFATGDDNGGLKVWDLRKGDAILEAQQQEEYISAMAVDGTGKILLTASGDGTLGVFNVKRRRFELLSEPQNGDLTSVVLLKRGRKVACGSSEGTIYLFNWDGFGAASDRFALRAESVDCMVPITDSIVCVGSLDGVIRAVNVLPNRVLGCVGQHLGEPIEQLAVAPGGQLLASCAHDQKVKFWDVSALGGMVVDDYRKKKKKGVPLRALSGKAVGSGEDFFADLRDEAEPEAAAGSDSDDSD, from the exons ATGGCTGCCATGGCGGCGGCGGAGGAG GAATCCTCGGAACCAGCGACGAGGGAGCCCCGGGTTCGCGACACCCCCGAGGACATCTGCTTCGAGGCTACGGCCAACGCCATcgccctgcacccagcccgcCCGCTGCTGGCAGCGGGGGACGTGGACGGCGATGTTTACCT GTACTCGTACTCCTGCACCGAGGGGGAGAACCGGCAGCTCTGGTCGTCGGGGCATCACCTCAAGTCGTGCCGGGACGTAGCCTTCTCGCAGGACGGGCAGA agcttttCACCGTCTCCAAGGACAAGTCCATCCATCTCCTGACGGTGGAGGAGGGACGGCTGGAAACGCGCTTCCCCAAGGCCCACAG CTCGGCCCTCAACTGCGTGCTGCCCATCGACCCCCACGTCTTTGCCACGGGCGATGACAACGGGGGGCTGAAGGTGTGGGACCTGCGGAAGGGAGACGCCATCctggaagcccagcagcaggaggagtaCATCAGCGCCATGGCTGTGGATGGCACCGGGAAGATCCTGCTGACCGCCAG CGGTGACGGCACCCTGGGCGTCTTCAACGTGAAGAGGAGACGCTTTGAGCTGCTCTCGGAGCCCCAGAACGGGGACCTGacctctgtggtgctgctgaag CGGGGCAGGAAGGTGGCCTGTGGCTCCAGCGAGGGCACCATCTACCTCTTCAACTGGGATGGCTTCGGGGCCGCCAGCGACCGCTTCGCGCTCAGGGCCGAGTCCGTGGACTGCATGGTGCCCATCACGGACAGCATCGTCTGCGTGGGCTCCCTGGATGGAGTCATCAG GGCGGTGAACGTGCTGCCGAACCGTGTGCTGGGCTGCGTGGGGCAGCACCTGGGCGAGCCCATCGAGCAGCTGGCGGTGGCGCCGGGcgggcagctcctggccagctgcGCCCACGACCAGAAGGTGAAGTTTTGGGACGTCTCGGCCCTGGGGGGGATGGTGGTGGACGACTACcgcaagaagaagaagaagggggtcCCGCTGCGGGCCCTCAGTGGCAAGGCGGTGGGCAGCGGCGAGGACTTCTTCGCCGATCTGCGGGATGAGGCCGAGCCGGAGGCGGCTGCGGGCAGCGACAGCGACGACAGCGACTGA
- the DND1 gene encoding dead end protein homolog 1: protein MRAVNHDNKVALLAWAKATGITLVQINGQRRYGGPPPGWVGSPPCAGSEVFIGRLPQDMYEHELIPLFQSVGTLYEFRLMMTFSGLNRGFAYARYSSRHGASQAIAALHNREVRRGCAILVCRSTEKCQLSLDGLAPALRHPQLEASLRGLTQGLLDVALYPSPYQQRCQLALLRYSSHHAAAMAKKTLVEGNWRLVGTEEKVKVDWLKSDLKQKLLLCEQSPAARQEQEAKCPAVSRSLVPSDALAQLNTLCQRRRLGTPVFFTKRVQATPSGWLRFWCQAAIPGCPLSFSGFVRVWQDRPGTSGHEQAKAAVALHLLQTLGESSLGVGASPPAPPGLWEWEGRRLM from the exons ATGCG CGCTGTCAACCACGACAACAAGGtggccctgctggcctgggCCAAGGCAACTGGCATcaccctggtgcagatcaatGGTCAGCGGCGCTACGGGGGCCCCCCGCCAG GCTGGGTGGGCAGCCCGCCGTGCGCCGGCTCCGAGGTGTTCATCGGGAGGCTGCCGCAGGACATGTACGAGCACGAGCTGATCCCCCTCTTCCAGAGCGTGGGCACGCTCTACGAGTTCCGCCTGATGATGACCTTCAGCGGCCTCAACCGCGGCTTCGCCTACGCCCGCTACAGCTCGCGGCACGGCGCCAGCCAGGCCATCGCCGCCCTGCACAACCGCGAGGTGCGCCGGGGCTGCGCCATCCTGGTGTGCCGCAGCACCGAGAAGTGCCAGCTCAGCCTCGACGGCCTGGCCCCCGCGCTGCGGCACCCCCAGCTGGAGGCGTCGCTGCGCGGCCTCACCCAGGGCTTGCTGGACGTCGCCCTCTACCCCAGCCCCTACCAGCAGCGCTGCCAGCTGGCGCTGCTCCGCTACAGCTCGCACCACGCCGCCGCCATGGCCAAGAAGACCCTCGTGGAAG GGAATTGGAGGCTGGTGGGCACGGAGGAGAAGGTGAAGGTGGACTGGCTGAAGAGTGACctgaagcagaagctgctgttgtgtgagcagagcccagcagccaggcaggagcaggaggccaAGTGCCCAGCGGTGTCCCGGTCTCTGGTGCCCTCTGATGCCCTGGCCCAGCTGAACACCTTGTGCCAGAGGCGGCGCCTGGGCACCCCTGTGTTCTTCACCAAGCGTGTGCAGGCCACCCCCAGCGGGTGGCTGCGGTTCTGGTGCCAGGCAGCCATCCCaggctgccccttgtccttcagTGGCTTCGTGCGGGTGTGGCAGGACAGGCCTGGCACCAGCGGGCACGAGCAGGCCAAGGCCGCTGTGGCACTGCACCTTCTCCAGACGCTGGGTGAGTCCTCCCTGGGGGTTggtgccagcccccctgcccctcccggGCTCTGGGAGTGGGAGG ggcGCCGGCTGATGtag